Sequence from the Flavobacterium sp. J372 genome:
TATCAAAAATACTCGTAAACCCCTTATAGACTCTTCAAAGCTTGGCTGAAACTCGCCATCGCTGTATTTTGAGAACGTTACCTTACCCATAGGCACGCCATAGCTTTTGGCTATCTGCTCTGCCAGGTAAACACTTTGCGAACAGGCAAATATTTTAGCCTCCGGTTCTGTGTGCGGCATTTTAATTGTTTGTTTAGTAGTTAGTTAGTTGTTGTGTTGTGCAATCAGCGTGCAAAGTTAGGAATTTAATTTAAGGTTAAAAGTAATTTTCCGCTTATTTTTCTGTGAGTTACAGATTATTTTTTAAATTTGCACCCACAATTGCATTGCCTGGATGGCGGAATTGGTAGACGCGCACGACTCAAACTCGTGTACTTAGGTGTGTGGGTTCGATTCCCACTCCAGGTACTGAAAGCTCCTCATTTGAGGGGCTTTTTTTTATCACCCTACTTAAACTTAAAGTTAAAACTCACAATATCCGAATCAAGATTGGTTGACCGTGTGTAATGCCCGTACCGTATCTCGAGCATGGTGAGGCGTTGTATGCCGAAGACACCATTTACCGGGGCAATGTGAAAGCCGAGTCCCATAAAATGGCTGTCGAATTTAGACAGGTCATAATTGCTGGTAAAAAATTCGTTGAGGGCGGTGTGCATTTCAAACCCATTAAAGTATTTGGCGGCACTTTGCGTATAATACCTGTAGAACGGACTCACCGAGAAAAACGGCGAGATCTTTACCGGCACTTCAATATTCGCGGTATGTGATTTCACGCCCCAGTCATCGGTATAAAACCGGTAGTAACCTCTTATGATTACGTTGTCACCCAAAAAGTAACTGCCGCGCACCGCAAGCGGAATCTTCAGCCTGCTTTCCGGAAGCTTTTCCTGGTGAACGCTGCCATCAGCAAAATACACGCGGTGAAATGGTAGTGCCAAGTAACCCTGCTGCGCCACAACATCGGCCTGGAAGAGAAGTTGAAAGTTTTTATTCACGATTTGCGAATAGCTCAGCGACCCGAGAAAGGTATTACGCCCGCTTGTACCGCTGCTGCGCGTGTCGGCATCACCCCGCAATTCCGTTGGTGCCACCATTTTCACCTGGTCTATGTACGTCTGGAAACGTGCCGTAAACTCTCCATTTCTGTCCTTGGTTTTTTTGGCATAGCTAATGTTTCCGCCGAACGACTGGTAATCATATTCGGTAGATGAGGATACGCCCGCGCCAATAGTTGTACCTTTTTCTTCATTTTCCCTCACGTAAGTTAATGAAGGATAGATGCGGATATCTGACGATGATGCTGATGAATTCGCCTGGAGGTCAACCTGATCTGAAGATGCCGATGTATAATGGTCTACACCCAGCTCCACATTAAAATTGTGCTTAATGCCGCTTTCGCCATACTTTACAAGGTTCACATCAATGATGTTTGATATGTCGGTCAGCTTTTCAGAGCCGATGCCTCCTGTAACCGCGGCGTTATTACCATCCTGCCGGTAGTAGCTCGACACGAGGTCTATCTCCTCAATCTTCAGTTTTTTTGATTTGTAAGAACTGGAGTCCTGTTCTTTTTCTGATTGTGCATAAGCCCTCATTAAACCCAATAATGCAAGCCCGGTGATAAAGTAGCGTTTCATGTTTACTGACTTGAAATATTAGTTGCAACCGCAGCCACCGCCGCTTTTACCTGCATTAGCTCCAGATGACCCTTCACGGTACGACTGAAAATTCAGTTCTGTTTTCTCAACCTTGCGGTTAGACAGCGCCATCTCGGCATCATTTATCTTATTTTTCTGGTATTCTTTAACCTCTGCGCAAGATGCGAGCATGCAACAGAAGGCTGCACACAATAGAAACTTTTTCATAATCAGTGTTTCAGGTTAATGTCTTTTGAAGTGTATAGTTTATTATGGTCGTCAATTATTATACAGTGTAACCCGGGAATCTGATTCACTAAATGCAGCCCCGCGTTTATTCCCATAACCGATACGGGCGTAGCCATGGCATCGGCAAACTCAGCGTTTTCGCTTATTACCGTGACGCTTTTTATGCCCGTTACCGGCAGCCCTGTTTTCGGGTCTATAGTATGCGAATATTTTTTGCCGCCTATCATCACATATTTCTCATAATTGCCCGATGTTGCCACCGCCTTTCCCGAAATATCGAGGTAAGAAAACACCTTTGCCGGGTCATCAGGATTTGAAATACCAATGCGCCACGGCTTGCCCGATGGCTGCATGCCCCATGCCGTGAGGTCTCCGCTGGCATTTACAATGCCGCTTTGTACGTTGTTTTTTATAAGCAGCCGTTTTGCCATCTCGGCAGCATAACCCTTGCCAATACCACCGAAGCCTATGCGCATGCCTTTTTGTTTCAGGAACACCGTGCCGTTATTATTATCGAGCTCAATATTTTTAAAATTGATAAGATGAACGCTTTGCAGGGCTTCTTCTTTTGACGGAAGGGCACTCATGTTGCGGTCAAAATTCCACAGGCTTTTGTCAAGCCCGCCATACGTAATATCAAATGCACCCTGCGTAATGTTTGAAATCGCAATACTGCGCGCTATCAGTTCAAATACTTCCTTGTCGACTGCTACAGGCTTTATACCCGCATTAGCATTGATGAGGCTTGTCTGGCTTTTTTCGTTATAAGTAGTGAGCAGCGCTTCAATACGCCGTATCTCGTTAACAGCTGTAGTTATATATTCCCGGCCTTCAGGTTCTGAAGCTGCAACAACTGTAATGGTAAAGTTGTTGCCCATCAGCTTGAGAGACTGCGAGTAGTCGTGCATTAGTTCTTGGCTTTGCGTGCCTGGCAGATAGATTTCAGTTCAGCCACCCATTTCTCAACAGGCGCCTCAGGTTTGCCTTTCCACGATTTTATGACCTTGCCGTCAGCATCTATAAGTAGCGTTAGCGGGAAGTTACCTTCTTTGTTATATTTGTCAGCCAGCGCTTCATTCTTTTTAGTTTGCTCCGGTGATAGCTGGTTCTTCTTTTTCGAGGGAAATCGGCGTTTACCAGTACAAGATTGTCTGCCGCAAATTTTTCGAAAGCTTCACTCTCGAAGTATTCTTTGCGGGTTTGTATACATGGCGCACACCAATCAGACCCTGAGAAATTTACAAGTATAAGTTCGTGTTTATCCCGGGCGGTTTTTTTTGCGCTTTCGAAATCAGTGCCCCATTGCAAAGGCAACACCGCAACAAGTATAAAAAGCAGCGTTTTCATAAAGGTGAATTTAATGTAAATGTAACGCAAACCCGATTACAAAATTGTTGAGCTAAAAGGTAATTTTCTTACAATGGCACAGTTTAATTTTAGTTTAAATAAATATATTGCCAGGCAATGATTCCATCTATCTTTCTTAATCAAAACAACACCTTTTCTTAACACCTGTCCGCTGTAAGCAAATTACATTTGTAAAGCCTTTAAATTAAGGGTAATCAAAACTTTAGGATTTGTTTACATGAAGATTCTCTATGCCATACAGGGTACCGGCAACGGCCACCTGAGCCGCGCGATGGACGTTATTCCCTGCCTGCAGAAGCACGGTGAGGTCGAAATACTGGTAAGCGGCATCCAAGGCGATCTTTCCCTGCCGTTTGAGGTAAAGTACCGCCTTAAAGGCATGAGCTTTATCTTCGGGAAGCGCGGGGGCGTAAACCTGCTCAAGACACTGGCCA
This genomic interval carries:
- a CDS encoding DUF3570 domain-containing protein, encoding MKRYFITGLALLGLMRAYAQSEKEQDSSSYKSKKLKIEEIDLVSSYYRQDGNNAAVTGGIGSEKLTDISNIIDVNLVKYGESGIKHNFNVELGVDHYTSASSDQVDLQANSSASSSDIRIYPSLTYVRENEEKGTTIGAGVSSSTEYDYQSFGGNISYAKKTKDRNGEFTARFQTYIDQVKMVAPTELRGDADTRSSGTSGRNTFLGSLSYSQIVNKNFQLLFQADVVAQQGYLALPFHRVYFADGSVHQEKLPESRLKIPLAVRGSYFLGDNVIIRGYYRFYTDDWGVKSHTANIEVPVKISPFFSVSPFYRYYTQSAAKYFNGFEMHTALNEFFTSNYDLSKFDSHFMGLGFHIAPVNGVFGIQRLTMLEIRYGHYTRSTNLDSDIVSFNFKFK
- a CDS encoding DUF4266 domain-containing protein; protein product: MKKFLLCAAFCCMLASCAEVKEYQKNKINDAEMALSNRKVEKTELNFQSYREGSSGANAGKSGGGCGCN
- a CDS encoding FAD:protein FMN transferase, yielding MHDYSQSLKLMGNNFTITVVAASEPEGREYITTAVNEIRRIEALLTTYNEKSQTSLINANAGIKPVAVDKEVFELIARSIAISNITQGAFDITYGGLDKSLWNFDRNMSALPSKEEALQSVHLINFKNIELDNNNGTVFLKQKGMRIGFGGIGKGYAAEMAKRLLIKNNVQSGIVNASGDLTAWGMQPSGKPWRIGISNPDDPAKVFSYLDISGKAVATSGNYEKYVMIGGKKYSHTIDPKTGLPVTGIKSVTVISENAEFADAMATPVSVMGINAGLHLVNQIPGLHCIIIDDHNKLYTSKDINLKH
- a CDS encoding thioredoxin family protein: MKTLLFILVAVLPLQWGTDFESAKKTARDKHELILVNFSGSDWCAPCIQTRKEYFESEAFEKFAADNLVLVNADFPRKRRTSYHRSKLKRMKRWLTNITKKVTSR